From one Marinobacter sp. LV10MA510-1 genomic stretch:
- a CDS encoding carboxymuconolactone decarboxylase family protein, which translates to MTDFKKHDMDSAPEGSKPFLENSQKNMGMIPGLHAVMAESPQVLEAYQKLHQLVLDSSFDNDEKTVVWQTINVENACHYCVPAHTGIAKMMKVSDDIIDALRDETPLPSDKLEALRTFTLAVMNKRGNVSQDDLEAFFKAGYKNRQVLEVIMVLSQKVMSNYINHIAETPVDEPFKKFAWSKSQ; encoded by the coding sequence ATGACAGATTTTAAAAAGCATGATATGGACAGTGCGCCGGAAGGGTCCAAGCCTTTTCTGGAAAACTCACAGAAGAACATGGGCATGATCCCGGGGCTTCATGCGGTAATGGCGGAGTCACCTCAGGTGCTTGAGGCGTATCAGAAACTGCACCAGCTGGTTCTGGACAGCAGCTTCGACAACGACGAGAAAACCGTGGTCTGGCAAACCATCAACGTCGAAAATGCCTGCCATTACTGCGTGCCCGCGCATACCGGCATTGCCAAAATGATGAAAGTGTCTGATGACATTATCGACGCCTTGCGTGATGAAACACCGCTGCCCAGCGACAAACTGGAAGCATTGCGCACCTTCACGCTGGCCGTTATGAACAAACGGGGCAATGTTAGCCAGGATGATCTGGAAGCGTTCTTCAAGGCCGGTTATAAAAACCGCCAGGTGCTGGAAGTCATTATGGTGCTGTCCCAGAAAGTAATGAGTAACTACATCAACCACATCGCCGAAACGCCGGTGGATGAGCCGTTCAAGAAATTTGCCTGGAGCAAAAGCCAGTAA
- a CDS encoding TetR/AcrR family transcriptional regulator, which yields MARIARYDRQSALDKAVVLFWQKGYHNSSIKQVEHALDMRPGSIYAAFGSKDGLFLEALACYVKESGDHLSSHLAKYTSIIEGLQDYLRNISLACTPGGPMPSRACMVVKTLLETSNTHLPINQEVNRVLDAIEHRLGEVLEQAKSNRELKPDVDCKRLARLLQAQIIGLRSFAQRDTCAPKVVELGEDMAGILDYYRL from the coding sequence ATGGCAAGAATCGCACGCTACGACAGACAATCCGCACTCGATAAAGCCGTCGTTCTGTTCTGGCAGAAGGGGTACCACAATTCCTCTATCAAACAGGTCGAGCATGCTCTTGATATGCGCCCGGGGAGCATCTATGCGGCGTTTGGCAGCAAAGACGGTCTGTTTCTCGAAGCGTTGGCCTGCTATGTCAAAGAGTCCGGCGACCATCTTTCCAGTCACCTTGCAAAATACACCTCCATTATCGAGGGCCTTCAGGATTACCTGAGAAACATTTCTCTGGCCTGTACGCCGGGCGGTCCAATGCCATCGCGCGCTTGCATGGTGGTAAAGACCCTGCTGGAAACCAGCAACACCCATCTGCCGATCAACCAGGAAGTTAATCGGGTACTTGATGCCATCGAACACCGCCTCGGAGAAGTGCTGGAGCAGGCCAAAAGTAATCGCGAACTAAAACCGGACGTGGACTGCAAACGTCTTGCCCGCCTCCTCCAGGCGCAAATCATTGGTTTGCGCTCCTTCGCACAGAGAGATACCTGCGCTCCCAAAGTGGTCGAGCTGGGCGAGGATATGGCTGGCATTCTGGACTATTATCGGCTTTAG
- a CDS encoding ATP-binding cassette domain-containing protein: MERTSGHAGPLAEAGCLQLQGVALELHGNRLLHLNETISPGGVLTVMGPSGSGKSTLLAWIAGFMSPSFHATGRAILDGEDITGRPAEQTGVGLLFQDPLLFPHLSVAGNVRFGARGGKDDVAERVEKALASVGLAGFGHRDPETLSGGQRARVALVRLILSRPRAILLDEPFSKLDTPLRRELRAVVFEHLRQQNVPAVLVTHDQDDADAAGGIIVTID, encoded by the coding sequence ATGGAAAGAACGTCGGGGCATGCAGGCCCTTTAGCTGAGGCTGGCTGCTTACAACTTCAGGGCGTTGCCCTGGAGCTCCATGGGAATCGTCTGCTTCATCTGAACGAAACCATCAGTCCTGGCGGAGTGCTGACCGTCATGGGCCCTTCCGGCTCTGGCAAATCGACGCTGCTGGCCTGGATTGCCGGTTTCATGTCGCCCAGCTTTCACGCGACCGGCCGAGCCATTCTGGACGGTGAGGATATTACCGGCCGACCGGCAGAACAGACCGGGGTCGGCTTACTGTTTCAGGACCCGTTGCTGTTTCCGCACTTATCAGTAGCCGGAAACGTAAGATTTGGCGCTCGCGGTGGAAAAGACGACGTCGCCGAGCGGGTAGAAAAAGCGCTTGCCAGTGTTGGCCTGGCGGGGTTCGGACACCGCGACCCCGAGACGCTTTCAGGTGGACAGAGGGCAAGGGTCGCGCTGGTTCGGCTGATCCTTTCCCGGCCCCGGGCTATCCTGCTGGATGAGCCCTTTTCCAAGCTGGATACGCCCTTGCGGCGGGAATTGCGCGCTGTCGTTTTTGAGCACCTGCGGCAACAGAATGTGCCCGCGGTGCTGGTAACACATGATCAGGACGATGCCGACGCAGCTGGCGGTATTATTGTCACGATCGACTGA
- a CDS encoding ABC transporter permease — protein sequence MLRLAPWIIVFILVVPVVGGTLLTVPPAFGYLPVLGGDDWSLRPWLELAATPGILRSIAVSFGSGLLATGLALIIVFLFLSTIANTRFDRWIQRLVSPLLSVPHAAAAFGFAFLVAPSGLMLRWLSPSLTGFERPPDWLLLNDPFGMSLISGLVVKEIPFLLLVSLAGLPQLNAAQRVMLARSLGYLPRVAWFKAVAPALYPLIRLPVYAVLAFATSTVDVAMILGPNLPSTLSVQVVQWFNDPDLTRRFLASAGALLQLLVTASALSAWWGLEKLIGTGFNAWVAGGNRQRSDGTLWLVGRGLMLIATLLPVLGLFALALNSVAGFWRFPDAWPGSVTLSHWLQALPDLARPFWMTMVIATAASALAVAMVLAALEHEQRRNRPATRALWLLYLPLLVPQVGFLSGITVLSQMAGQAPALWVVVWAHLLFVLPYVYLTLVEPYRRFDFRWVILGRSLGLSVNQAFWRIRLPMMLRPVLTAMALGVAISVSQYLPTQMLGGGRIVTVTTEAVALSSGGDRRLIGVWAMVQAITPFIGFVLALLIPRLLWKERRGMQAL from the coding sequence ATGCTGCGCCTTGCCCCCTGGATCATTGTTTTCATTCTGGTCGTGCCGGTGGTGGGAGGCACCTTGCTTACCGTGCCACCGGCGTTTGGCTACTTGCCTGTACTTGGGGGCGATGACTGGTCGCTTCGTCCGTGGCTTGAGCTGGCGGCAACGCCCGGCATTCTGCGGTCGATTGCCGTGAGTTTCGGTAGTGGCCTGTTGGCAACCGGCCTGGCGCTGATCATCGTATTCCTGTTTCTTTCGACCATTGCCAATACCCGGTTTGATCGTTGGATTCAGCGGCTGGTGTCACCGCTGTTGTCGGTTCCCCATGCCGCTGCGGCGTTCGGGTTTGCCTTTCTGGTCGCGCCGTCTGGCCTGATGCTGCGGTGGCTGTCCCCGTCATTGACCGGGTTTGAGCGACCACCGGACTGGCTGTTGCTGAACGATCCTTTTGGCATGTCGCTGATCAGCGGCCTGGTGGTCAAGGAAATTCCATTCCTGCTGCTGGTCAGCCTGGCCGGACTGCCCCAGCTCAATGCAGCTCAGCGCGTCATGCTGGCACGTTCCCTGGGTTACCTGCCCCGGGTTGCCTGGTTTAAAGCGGTGGCCCCGGCACTGTACCCGCTGATTCGCCTGCCGGTGTATGCGGTGCTGGCGTTTGCCACGTCCACGGTGGATGTGGCGATGATTCTGGGGCCTAATCTGCCTTCCACCCTGAGTGTTCAGGTGGTGCAGTGGTTCAATGACCCGGATCTTACCCGCCGCTTCCTGGCCTCGGCGGGAGCTTTGCTTCAGCTTCTGGTGACCGCATCGGCGTTGTCAGCCTGGTGGGGGCTGGAGAAACTGATTGGCACGGGTTTCAATGCCTGGGTCGCCGGCGGGAACCGGCAACGATCTGACGGCACGTTATGGCTGGTCGGCCGGGGACTCATGTTGATTGCAACGCTGTTGCCGGTGCTGGGGCTGTTCGCCCTCGCGCTCAATTCCGTCGCCGGCTTCTGGCGTTTTCCCGACGCATGGCCAGGGTCTGTTACCCTGAGCCACTGGCTGCAGGCACTGCCGGATTTGGCCCGGCCGTTCTGGATGACCATGGTCATCGCGACGGCGGCATCCGCGCTGGCTGTGGCCATGGTGCTCGCTGCGCTGGAGCATGAGCAGCGCCGGAACCGACCGGCTACCCGCGCGCTCTGGCTGCTCTATCTACCATTGCTGGTGCCGCAGGTGGGCTTTTTGTCTGGCATTACCGTGCTAAGCCAGATGGCGGGGCAGGCTCCGGCGCTTTGGGTAGTGGTCTGGGCCCATCTGCTCTTCGTGTTGCCTTACGTCTATCTGACGCTGGTGGAACCCTACCGTCGCTTTGATTTCCGGTGGGTCATTCTGGGCCGATCATTGGGACTCTCGGTCAATCAGGCTTTCTGGCGCATTCGATTGCCGATGATGCTGAGGCCGGTGCTAACCGCGATGGCTCTGGGCGTGGCGATCAGCGTCAGTCAGTACCTGCCTACCCAGATGCTGGGGGGTGGGCGCATCGTCACGGTGACGACGGAGGCGGTGGCACTGTCATCGGGCGGGGACCGCCGCCTTATCGGGGTCTGGGCCATGGTGCAGGCAATTACACCTTTCATCGGCTTTGTGCTGGCATTACTGATTCCGAGGTTATTATGGAAAGAACGTCGGGGCATGCAGGCCCTTTAG
- a CDS encoding ABC transporter substrate-binding protein — protein MKSTLLALSVSLALPLGSHAAVSDEWPAIVEQARGQTVYFNAWGGESNTNNTIRWAAGQGEERYGIDLVHVKLGDTAEAVSRVVAEKQGGNTSEGAVDLIWVNGENFATLKEAGLLFGPWVGQLPNFSLTDPENNPAVTTDFTVPVEGMEAPWGKAQVVFYYDTSLTENPPGSMPELLEWAQENPGEFSYPKPPQFLGTTFLKQALIELADDGDALYRPVAEADFEVVTAPLWNFLDQLHPNLWRSARNFPDNGPSLRRLMGAGELSLAFSFWPAEVPAAIANNELPPTVESYVLDGGTIGNVSFLAIPFNAQHKSAAMVVANFLLSPEAQAYAQHPDNWGFLTVLSMDQLDAEQKALFEALPSPKGGVTPAELQQVLEEPHASWVEALETAWLERYSGN, from the coding sequence ATGAAGTCTACTTTACTGGCGTTATCCGTGAGTCTGGCGCTGCCGCTGGGCAGCCATGCCGCAGTATCCGATGAATGGCCGGCCATTGTTGAGCAGGCGCGCGGACAAACGGTCTATTTCAACGCGTGGGGCGGAGAATCGAACACCAATAACACCATCCGCTGGGCCGCGGGGCAGGGCGAGGAACGTTACGGCATCGACCTTGTCCACGTGAAGCTGGGCGATACCGCCGAAGCCGTGTCACGGGTTGTTGCAGAGAAACAGGGGGGCAACACCTCCGAAGGCGCTGTTGACCTGATCTGGGTCAACGGCGAGAACTTCGCAACGCTTAAAGAGGCAGGCCTGCTGTTTGGCCCTTGGGTCGGGCAACTGCCGAACTTCAGCCTGACAGACCCCGAAAACAACCCCGCAGTAACGACCGACTTTACTGTGCCGGTGGAGGGTATGGAGGCGCCCTGGGGTAAGGCACAGGTGGTGTTCTATTACGACACGTCGCTGACTGAAAACCCTCCGGGCTCAATGCCTGAACTGCTTGAATGGGCGCAGGAAAATCCTGGGGAGTTTTCTTATCCCAAGCCGCCCCAGTTTCTGGGCACCACGTTCCTGAAACAGGCTTTGATCGAGCTGGCAGACGATGGGGACGCGTTGTACAGACCGGTTGCCGAAGCAGATTTCGAGGTGGTTACAGCGCCACTGTGGAATTTCCTGGATCAGCTCCACCCAAACCTTTGGCGATCCGCCCGTAATTTCCCCGACAATGGCCCGTCCCTGCGTCGCCTGATGGGCGCTGGTGAGCTCAGTCTGGCCTTCTCCTTCTGGCCCGCCGAGGTGCCAGCCGCCATCGCCAACAACGAGCTGCCGCCAACGGTGGAGAGCTATGTGCTGGACGGGGGTACCATCGGTAACGTCAGCTTCCTGGCCATACCCTTTAACGCCCAGCATAAGTCAGCCGCCATGGTGGTGGCGAATTTCCTGCTGTCCCCGGAGGCCCAAGCCTACGCGCAGCATCCGGACAACTGGGGCTTCCTGACTGTGCTGTCCATGGATCAACTGGACGCCGAACAGAAAGCCCTGTTCGAAGCATTACCGTCGCCTAAGGGCGGAGTGACACCTGCAGAGCTACAGCAGGTCTTGGAGGAACCTCATGCCAGCTGGGTTGAGGCCCTGGAAACCGCCTGGCTTGAGCGATACAGCGGCAACTGA
- a CDS encoding phosphotransferase family protein: MTRNLNHWQSGLFHALGVSEAGLEKRLADTVWRGQSLRFLPDTGLAHAHVRLGDSGQLLRIPKQSQVGLDPEPHLAHEAICFQAAAPSLVTPALHQVLPVSPALPRGALVLDYVDGVPLALPEHVASLSLSLARIHRVDVPQASHRRLSLPEDPLVSMIREIRTQAEFLARAGVSACVQNRVGEQLEIATRLAGLDERPPESLITFDAHPGNFLVDKKGAAWMVDLEKCRISYPGFDLAHSTLYTSTTWDMNSYAVLGVHDIAHAYQSWEQAFGARGADHRPWHVPLRRLMWLWSTTWCAKWLALSRDTSGPDRGQNWSESNNEDALNAHVRDRANHYLEPAVIDAIVSEFDDLKRLLA; encoded by the coding sequence ATGACCCGGAATCTGAACCACTGGCAAAGCGGACTGTTCCACGCCCTCGGCGTATCCGAAGCGGGCCTTGAAAAGCGCCTTGCGGACACCGTCTGGCGCGGACAATCCCTGCGCTTCCTCCCGGACACCGGGTTGGCCCACGCCCATGTGCGTCTTGGCGACAGCGGCCAGTTACTGCGTATTCCCAAGCAAAGCCAGGTGGGCCTGGACCCGGAACCGCATCTGGCCCACGAAGCAATCTGTTTTCAGGCGGCGGCGCCCTCTTTAGTGACCCCAGCATTGCATCAGGTGTTACCGGTCAGCCCGGCGCTGCCTCGGGGTGCTCTGGTGCTGGATTATGTGGATGGCGTTCCATTGGCGTTGCCTGAGCATGTGGCGTCTCTGAGCCTGTCATTGGCGAGGATACATCGTGTTGATGTGCCGCAAGCGAGTCACCGGCGCCTGAGCCTTCCTGAAGATCCGTTGGTCAGCATGATTCGGGAAATCCGGACTCAGGCGGAGTTCCTGGCGCGTGCCGGTGTGTCCGCTTGCGTTCAAAACAGGGTGGGGGAACAGCTTGAGATTGCTACCAGACTGGCCGGCCTGGATGAGCGACCGCCAGAAAGCCTGATCACCTTTGATGCCCACCCCGGCAACTTTCTGGTCGACAAAAAAGGCGCCGCCTGGATGGTGGACCTTGAAAAGTGTCGCATCAGCTACCCGGGCTTCGACTTGGCCCATAGCACTCTGTACACCTCGACCACCTGGGACATGAACTCTTACGCCGTTCTGGGGGTTCACGATATCGCCCACGCGTATCAGTCGTGGGAGCAGGCTTTTGGTGCCAGAGGCGCCGATCATCGGCCCTGGCATGTGCCGCTTCGCCGGCTCATGTGGTTGTGGTCAACGACCTGGTGCGCAAAGTGGCTGGCATTGTCCCGGGATACATCCGGGCCGGACAGGGGCCAGAACTGGTCTGAATCCAATAATGAAGATGCCCTCAATGCTCATGTGCGGGATCGGGCGAACCATTACCTGGAACCGGCGGTCATTGACGCCATCGTATCGGAATTCGATGATCTGAAACGGCTGCTGGCTTAG
- a CDS encoding TVP38/TMEM64 family protein, translated as MNRSQWAFRLTFLIIVALVMGAIWLLLRQLGMPVSLAPEALAEWLNQQGMSGPLLLMLLMILAVVVGPIPTLPISAASGLVYGVFTGTAIAVSGALAGSIIAFYLARVLGREAVRRKLGGNPVFSATGSQRFLFMAVTLTRLIPLFSFALISYAAGVTAISFWRYALATTLGMLPMTFVFAGLGHSFELSPLLTVVAAVVILVVMSTLPLYLSRRPHSRLSRFLRLDTKA; from the coding sequence ATGAACCGTTCACAATGGGCTTTCCGGCTCACTTTTCTGATCATAGTCGCACTCGTGATGGGGGCCATTTGGCTGCTTCTTCGTCAATTGGGTATGCCTGTTAGTCTGGCGCCAGAAGCGTTGGCTGAGTGGCTTAACCAGCAGGGTATGTCCGGGCCGTTGTTGCTGATGCTGTTGATGATCCTCGCGGTGGTTGTCGGACCGATTCCGACACTGCCCATCAGTGCTGCTTCAGGTCTCGTTTACGGCGTGTTCACCGGAACTGCAATCGCAGTGTCGGGTGCCCTCGCCGGGTCTATCATTGCTTTTTATCTGGCGCGGGTACTGGGGCGTGAGGCAGTTCGGCGAAAACTGGGCGGTAACCCGGTATTTTCAGCCACCGGTTCTCAGCGTTTTCTGTTCATGGCGGTGACGCTAACGCGCCTGATTCCGCTGTTTTCGTTTGCGCTGATCAGTTATGCAGCCGGTGTGACGGCAATCTCGTTTTGGCGTTATGCGCTCGCGACCACTCTTGGCATGCTGCCCATGACCTTCGTTTTTGCCGGACTGGGTCACAGCTTTGAGCTGAGCCCTTTGCTGACCGTGGTGGCCGCTGTTGTTATTCTGGTCGTCATGAGCACCTTGCCGCTGTATCTCAGCCGGCGCCCCCACTCCCGACTGTCTCGTTTTTTGCGTCTGGATACGAAGGCCTGA
- a CDS encoding YeeE/YedE family protein, with protein MSEVARWVSRIERKAHGQVARDELLWKQKDQGFWRTLVTGRWLFTWAILILAAGNVLTLAIGGAPWSITFAFNVWGAKALQAIGVDMGQFEFWQWEYPAMALKDSLLTNIPSVMNFGLLLGAMLAAGLANRFNEASRNKLQGRPFLAAVVGGLLLGYGARLGFGCNIGALFSGIGSASLHAWIWFACRTDNGSTCMNPAYRKGRVLALLGAILILIVIDHLNSPTFAFNSGQGNVQTALSQKDESACAPCPSTRD; from the coding sequence ATGAGTGAAGTTGCTCGCTGGGTCAGTCGCATTGAACGCAAAGCCCACGGCCAGGTGGCCCGCGATGAGCTCTTGTGGAAACAGAAAGATCAAGGTTTTTGGCGCACTCTGGTGACCGGCCGCTGGCTGTTCACCTGGGCCATTCTGATTCTGGCCGCCGGTAATGTTCTTACCCTGGCCATCGGTGGGGCGCCCTGGAGCATCACCTTTGCGTTCAACGTATGGGGCGCTAAAGCACTGCAAGCCATCGGTGTCGACATGGGTCAGTTTGAGTTCTGGCAGTGGGAATACCCCGCCATGGCTTTGAAGGATTCGCTGCTCACCAACATTCCATCGGTGATGAATTTTGGCCTGCTGTTGGGTGCCATGCTGGCCGCAGGGTTGGCTAATCGTTTCAACGAAGCCAGTCGCAACAAGCTGCAAGGTCGCCCGTTTCTGGCGGCCGTGGTGGGCGGCCTGTTGCTGGGCTACGGTGCTCGCTTGGGTTTTGGTTGCAATATCGGTGCGCTTTTCTCAGGTATTGGTTCGGCCAGCCTGCACGCCTGGATCTGGTTCGCCTGCCGAACTGATAACGGGAGCACATGTATGAATCCAGCTTACCGTAAAGGTCGCGTTCTGGCGTTGTTAGGTGCCATTTTGATATTGATTGTGATTGACCACCTGAACAGCCCGACGTTTGCGTTCAACTCGGGCCAGGGCAATGTGCAAACTGCGCTGTCACAAAAAGACGAGTCTGCTTGTGCGCCTTGTCCGTCTACCCGCGACTGA
- a CDS encoding sulfurtransferase, producing MNLPHQNFLSQQGKAWYLNSDTIAGQLQSTNLDRDKRAIAFCNTAHWAATDWFVLSELAGFDEVALYDGSMAEWSQDSDRPMQAEKTGLAKLLDVFN from the coding sequence ATGAATCTTCCCCATCAGAACTTTCTCAGCCAGCAGGGCAAAGCCTGGTACCTGAACTCCGACACCATTGCCGGCCAACTGCAGAGCACCAATCTGGATCGCGACAAGCGCGCTATTGCCTTCTGTAACACCGCCCACTGGGCCGCCACCGACTGGTTTGTGCTGAGTGAACTGGCCGGATTTGACGAAGTGGCGCTGTATGACGGCTCCATGGCCGAGTGGTCTCAAGACAGCGATCGGCCAATGCAGGCGGAGAAGACGGGTTTAGCGAAACTGCTCGACGTATTTAATTGA
- a CDS encoding sulfurtransferase, whose translation MVIVDIRSGIDNGGDRSTFRKAHIPGLVYSSYTDDGWRESRDGVNGVMPPVSSLERLISGLGINNGDTVVLVPAGTGPTDFGSAARVYWTFKVLGHDEVTILSGGFAGWNEAGFEVASGEGAQRPFGAFKGELQPKLLVPFLVR comes from the coding sequence CTGGTTATTGTCGATATCCGTTCCGGGATTGATAACGGCGGCGACCGCAGCACGTTTCGCAAAGCTCACATTCCTGGCTTGGTTTATAGCAGCTACACCGACGATGGCTGGCGTGAAAGCCGTGATGGCGTAAACGGTGTTATGCCCCCGGTGTCCAGCCTGGAGCGGCTGATCAGCGGCCTGGGCATCAATAATGGCGATACGGTTGTACTCGTGCCAGCCGGTACCGGCCCCACCGACTTTGGCAGTGCTGCCCGGGTGTACTGGACTTTCAAGGTACTGGGTCACGATGAGGTGACCATTTTGAGCGGCGGCTTCGCCGGCTGGAACGAGGCCGGATTTGAAGTGGCCAGTGGTGAAGGCGCCCAGCGTCCTTTCGGTGCTTTCAAAGGCGAGCTGCAACCAAAGCTGCTGGTACCATTCCTGGTGCGATGA
- a CDS encoding YbhB/YbcL family Raf kinase inhibitor-like protein encodes MKLTVSGIEDGKAVPEKFAFGVFNEDDHMSFGANRSPEMVWDQVPEGTRSFAIIMFDPDVPSIADDANQEGKTISKDIPRVDFFHWLLLDIPARMRCLPEGEDSDGVTPKGKEFGGGPVGVRGVNNFTQFLAGNPDMAGTYFGYDGPCPPWNDELLHHYHYEVFALDVESLGLSGEFDGEAVRKAMKGHVLDSARVVGHYTLNPELPECQK; translated from the coding sequence GTGAAACTGACAGTGTCAGGAATTGAAGACGGTAAAGCGGTGCCAGAGAAGTTCGCCTTTGGCGTGTTCAATGAAGACGACCACATGAGTTTTGGCGCCAACCGCAGCCCGGAAATGGTCTGGGACCAAGTGCCGGAAGGCACGCGCAGCTTTGCGATTATTATGTTCGATCCAGATGTCCCCAGCATCGCAGACGATGCCAACCAGGAAGGTAAAACCATCTCCAAAGACATTCCACGGGTGGACTTCTTCCACTGGCTGCTGTTAGATATTCCTGCTCGCATGCGCTGCCTGCCGGAAGGCGAAGACAGCGACGGCGTTACTCCGAAGGGCAAAGAGTTCGGCGGCGGCCCGGTAGGCGTGCGCGGTGTGAACAACTTCACCCAGTTTCTGGCAGGCAATCCGGATATGGCCGGCACCTACTTTGGCTACGACGGCCCGTGCCCGCCCTGGAATGACGAACTGCTGCACCACTATCACTATGAAGTGTTTGCGCTAGATGTAGAGTCTTTGGGCCTTAGCGGCGAGTTTGACGGCGAAGCGGTACGCAAGGCCATGAAAGGCCATGTGCTAGACAGCGCTCGGGTGGTTGGCCACTACACGCTGAATCCCGAATTGCCCGAGTGCCAGAAATGA
- a CDS encoding spermidine synthase yields the protein MFNNGEIIHHVRDAMGSVLVIDERKHRVLTFNSIFEQSKIDRRTPHLPVHEYSRAMMLPAAFYMPARVTVLGLGGGALASAFHHLNPECTVHVVELRQIVVDVAREFFSLPQTDRMQVTVADARVALEQMPDASSDMILADLYNADRMSPAQSQRVFMDSCARVLTNDGWLALNYHRPPVPNDAWFRQLRKHFPVLLVFRSKTNNTVLYASRQPLEAINAKDPKLNALERTLPIGWRKLMAKVSRLE from the coding sequence ATGTTCAATAACGGAGAAATCATTCATCATGTGCGAGATGCCATGGGCAGTGTGCTGGTCATTGACGAACGCAAACATCGTGTTCTCACGTTTAACTCCATTTTTGAACAGAGCAAGATAGACCGCCGCACTCCCCACCTGCCCGTGCACGAATACAGTCGCGCCATGATGCTGCCTGCCGCCTTCTATATGCCGGCCCGGGTAACCGTTCTGGGCCTGGGTGGAGGCGCGCTGGCGAGTGCTTTTCATCATCTGAACCCCGAATGCACCGTACACGTGGTGGAACTGCGACAGATTGTGGTGGATGTGGCGCGGGAATTTTTCAGCCTGCCGCAAACCGACCGCATGCAGGTTACCGTCGCCGACGCCCGCGTTGCGCTGGAGCAAATGCCCGACGCCAGCAGCGATATGATCCTGGCCGACCTGTACAACGCCGACCGTATGAGCCCTGCCCAGTCACAGCGAGTTTTTATGGACAGCTGTGCCCGCGTACTCACAAACGACGGCTGGCTGGCGCTGAACTACCATCGGCCACCCGTACCCAACGACGCCTGGTTCCGCCAGCTGAGGAAACACTTTCCGGTGTTGTTGGTGTTCCGCAGCAAAACCAACAACACCGTGCTTTACGCCAGTAGGCAGCCACTTGAAGCCATAAATGCCAAAGATCCGAAGCTGAACGCTCTTGAGCGCACGCTGCCGATTGGATGGCGCAAACTGATGGCCAAAGTGAGCCGCCTGGAATAA